One Strix uralensis isolate ZFMK-TIS-50842 chromosome 9, bStrUra1, whole genome shotgun sequence DNA segment encodes these proteins:
- the SAP130 gene encoding histone deacetylase complex subunit SAP130 isoform X4 has product MSSQQFPRSGPPPAGLGPAPPPIPTSGSAGLIAPAATVSDESSRDSEVAPREHIGPGSSIQPREEKQEPVVVRPYPQVQMLTQHHPVQSGAPVTVTAPPAHLTPAVPLSFSDGLMKPPLKPTMPSRPIAPAPPSTLSAPTKVPGQVTVTMESNIPQAPTIPVATISGQQGHPSNLHHIMATNVQMSIIRSSAPGPPLHIGASHLPRGAAAAAVMSSSKVTTVLRPASQLPNAATAQPAVQHIIHQPIQSRPPVTTSSTIPPAVVATVSATRAQSPVITTTAAHATESTLSRPTLSIQQHPPSAAISIQRPAQPRDTATRITLPSHPAIGTQKPQLHTMAQKTIFSTGTPVAAATVAPILATNTIASATTAGSVSHTQAPTSTIVTMTMPSHSSHATAVTTSNIPVAKVVPQQITHTSPRIQSDYTAERSNLIPLSSHRASPNPVAMETRNDNRQSVPVQFQYFLPTYPPSAYPLTAHTYTPITSSVSTIRQYPVSAQAPNSAITAQTGVGVASTVHLNPMQLMTVDASHARHIQGIQPAPISAQGIQPAPIGAQGIQPAPIGAQGLHPAAPIGAQGLQPAPIGAQQPPADTKTSVVLADGATIVANPISNTFNTASAATTVVQTHSQSASASAPAQGSSPRPSILRKKPTTDGLAVRKSLIPPQPPEVASTRVESTMRSTSGSPRPAGAKPKPEIHVSMATPVTVSMEAVSNQGGEQPTIAVPPTSQQPPSAIPTIIAAASPTSQPAAALSTIPGAVPAAPPTSTTIVAAPAPPSTMSGALSAVLGPAVPEIKIKEEVEPMDIMRPVSVPPLTTSTVSPSLALLANNLSMPPSDLPPGASPRKKPRKQQHVISTEEGDMMETNSTDDEKSTAKSLLVKAEKRKSPPKEYIDEEGVRYVPVRPRPPITLLRHYRNPWKAAYHHFQRYSDVRVKEEKKAMLQEIANQKGVSCRAQGWKVHLCAAQLLQLTNLEHDVYERLTALQEGLIPKKKAATDDDLHRINELIQGNMQRCKLVMDQINEARDSMLKVLDHKDRVLKLLNKNGTVKKVSKLKRKEKV; this is encoded by the exons ATGAGCTCGCAGCAGTTCCCCCGCTcgggcccgccgcccgccggcctGGGACCAGCGCCGCCGCCCATCCCCACCAGCGGCTCTGCCGGGCTCATCGCCCCCGCCGCCACAG tGAGTGATGAATCTAGTCGCGACTCAGAAGTTGCTCCTAGAGAACACATCGGCCCTGGCAGCTCTATACAACCTCGAGAAGAAAAGCAGGAACCAGTGGTGGTTCGGCCATATCCACAGGTTCAGATGTTGACACAGCACCACCCTGTCCAGTCTGGTGCCCCGGTGACAGTGACAGCACCACCAGCACATTTGACTCCAGCTGTCCCACTTTCCTTTTCAGACGGACTTATGAAG CCTCCCTTGAAGCCCACCATGCCCAGTCGGCCCATTGCTCCTGCCCCACCCTCTACTCTCTCGGCTCCCACAAAGGTTCCTGGGCAAGTTACAGTGACCATGGAAAGCAATATACCACAAGCTCCAACAATTCCCGTGGCAACgatcagtgggcagcag GGGCATCCTAGTAACTTGCATCATATCATGGCTACCAATGTGCAGATGTCTATCATCAGAAGTAGTGCTCCTGGGCCTCCGCTACACATCGGAGCTTCTCACCTACCCCGAG GTGCAGCGGCTGCTGCAGTGATGTCCAGCTCTAAAGTAACTACGGTCCTGAGACCAGCTTCACAGTTGCCAAATGCAGCTACAGCTCAGCCAGCGGTTCAGCACATCATTCATCAGCCAATCCAG TCTCGTCCTCCTGTGACAACTTCAAGCACTATTCCTCCTGCCGTGGTGGCAACCGTCTCGGCCACAAGAGCTCAGTCCCCTGTTATAACCACAACAGCAGCACATGCTACAGAGTCCACCCTCAG TCGACCCACCCTGTCTATCCAGCAGCACCCACCTTCTGCAGCTATTAGTATTCAGCGGCCTGCCCAGCCGAGGGATACGGCTACTCGGATTACActaccatctcacccagctaTAGGAACACAGAAGCCACAGCTCCACACCATGGCTCAG aaaaCCATTTTCAGTACTGGTACTCCAGTGGCAGCAGCAACAGTGGCACCTATTTTGGCAACGAATACCATTGCTTCAGCAACCACAGCTG gttctGTGTCTCACACCCAAGCGCCTACAAGCACCATTGTCACCATGACAATGCCCTCCCATTCTTCTCATGCTACAGCTGTCACCACCTCAAACATCCCAGTTG CTAAAGTGGTTCCTCAGCAAATCACACATACTTCTCCCCGGATCCAGTCTGATTACACAGCAGAGAGGAGTAACCTCATACCCCTCTCTAGTCACCGGGCGTCTCCAAACCCAGTAGCAATGGAAACCAGAAATGACAACAG GCAGTCGGTGCCTGTCCAGTTCCAATATTTCTTACCAACGTACCCACCCTCTGCCTATCCCCTGACTGCGCACACCTATACCCCCATCACCAGCTCCGTGTCCACCATTCGCCAATACCCAG TTTCAGCCCAGGCGCCCAACTCGGCCATCACGGCGCAGACCGGCGTGGGCGTGGCCTCCACCGTCCACCTCAACCCCATGCAGCTGATGACCGTGGACGCCTCTCACGCCCGTCACATCCAGGGCATCCAGCCCGCGCCCATCAGCGCGCAGGGCATCCAGCCCGCGCCAATCGGGGCGCAGGGCATCCAGCCCGCACCAATCGGGGCGCAGGGGCTCCACCCCGCGGCGCCGATTGGCGCGCAGGGGCTGCAGCCCGCACCAATCGGGGCCCAGCAGCCGCCAGCCGACACCAAGACTTCAG TAGTCTTGGCGGATGGAGCCACCATTGTAGCCAATCCTATTAGCAATACATTCAACACAGCTTCTGCAGCAACTACAGTTGTGCAAACCCATAGCCAGAGTGCCAGTGCCAGTGCACCAGCCCAGGGCTCTTCCCCGCGCCCAAGCATCCTCCGGAAGAAACCAACCACAGATGG GCTGGCAGTCCGGAAAAGCTTAATTCCCCCTCAGCCACCTGAAGTAGCTAGCACACGTGTCGAGAGTACTATGCGAAGCACATCTGGATCACCAAGGCCTGCTGG TGCCAAGCCAAAACCTGAAATTCATGTGTCCATGGCCACTCCGGTCACTGTGTCTATGGAGGCCGTGTCTAATCAAGGCGGTGAGCAGCCCACCATTGCGGTCCCCCCTACTTCCCAGCAGCCCCCCTCTGCCATCCCAACAATCATCGCAGCGGCCAGTCCCACTTCGCAGCCTGCAGCAGCGCTGTCCACCATTCCGGGAGCTGTCCCGGCTGCTCCACCAACTTCTACCACAATTGTGGCAGCGCCCGCTCCTCCATCAACCATGAGCGGTGCCCtgtctgcagtgctgggtcctgcagtACCAGAGATAAAAATCAAAGAGGAAGTGGAGCCTATGGACATCATGCGACCAGTATCTG TCCCTCCTTTGACTACAAGCACCGTGTCTCCATCTTTGGCATTGCTGGCCAACAACCTGTCAATGCCTCCAAGTGATTTGCCACCTGGTGCCTCCCCGAGGAAGAAACCCCGTAAGCAGCAGCATGTCATCTCCACAGAGGAGGGGGATATGATGGAAACAAACAGCACTGATGATGAGAAATCCACTGCCAAAAGTTTGCTGGTGAAGGCAGAGAAGCGAAAGTCTCCTCCAAAGGAGTATATAG ATGAGGAAGGTGTAAGATACGTCCCTGTGCGCCCAAGGCCGCCTATCACGTTGCTCCGTCATTATCGCAATCCTTGGAAAGCTGCTTACCACCACTTTCAGAGATACAGTGATGTCCGGGTAAAAG AAGAGAAGAAGGCTATGCTACAGGAGATTGCCAATCAGAAGGGTGTATCCTGTCGTGCACAAGGGTGGAAGGTCCATCTCTGTGCGGCACAGCTGCTACAGCTG ACGAACCTGGAGCATGATGTGTATGAGAGACTGACTGCCCTGCAGGAGGGACTCATTCCCAAGAAAAAGGCAGCGACCGATGATGACTTGCATCGAATCAATGAGCTGATACAG GGGAATATGCAGAGGTGTAAACTTGTGATGGATCAGATCAATGAGGCTCGAGACTCCATGCTAAAGGTCTTGGATCACAAGGATCGTGTTTTGAAGCTTCTAAACAAGAATGGAACTGTCAAGAAAGTGTCCAAATTAAAGCGAAAGGAAAAGGTCTAA
- the SAP130 gene encoding histone deacetylase complex subunit SAP130 isoform X2, whose translation MSSQQFPRSGPPPAGLGPAPPPIPTSGSAGLIAPAATVSDESSRDSEVAPREHIGPGSSIQPREEKQEPVVVRPYPQVQMLTQHHPVQSGAPVTVTAPPAHLTPAVPLSFSDGLMKPPLKPTMPSRPIAPAPPSTLSAPTKVPGQVTVTMESNIPQAPTIPVATISGQQGHPSNLHHIMATNVQMSIIRSSAPGPPLHIGASHLPRGAAAAAVMSSSKVTTVLRPASQLPNAATAQPAVQHIIHQPIQSRPPVTTSSTIPPAVVATVSATRAQSPVITTTAAHATESTLSRPTLSIQQHPPSAAISIQRPAQPRDTATRITLPSHPAIGTQKPQLHTMAQKTIFSTGTPVAAATVAPILATNTIASATTAGSVSHTQAPTSTIVTMTMPSHSSHATAVTTSNIPVAKVVPQQITHTSPRIQSDYTAERSNLIPLSSHRASPNPVAMETRNDNRQSVPVQFQYFLPTYPPSAYPLTAHTYTPITSSVSTIRQYPVSAQAPNSAITAQTGVGVASTVHLNPMQLMTVDASHARHIQGIQPAPISAQGIQPAPIGAQGIQPAPIGAQGLHPAAPIGAQGLQPAPIGAQQPPADTKTSVVLADGATIVANPISNTFNTASAATTVVQTHSQSASASAPAQGSSPRPSILRKKPTTDGLAVRKSLIPPQPPEVASTRVESTMRSTSGSPRPAGAKPKPEIHVSMATPVTVSMEAVSNQGGEQPTIAVPPTSQQPPSAIPTIIAAASPTSQPAAALSTIPGAVPAAPPTSTTIVAAPAPPSTMSGALSAVLGPAVPEIKIKEEVEPMDIMRPVSAVPPLTTSTVSPSLALLANNLSMPPSDLPPGASPRKKPRKQQHVISTEEGDMMETNSTDDEKSTAKSLLVKAEKRKSPPKEYIDEEGVRYVPVRPRPPITLLRHYRNPWKAAYHHFQRYSDVRVKEEKKAMLQEIANQKGVSCRAQGWKVHLCAAQLLQLTNLEHDVYERLTALQEGLIPKKKAATDDDLHRINELIQGNMQRCKLVMDQINEARDSMLKVLDHKDRVLKLLNKNGTVKKVSKLKRKEKV comes from the exons ATGAGCTCGCAGCAGTTCCCCCGCTcgggcccgccgcccgccggcctGGGACCAGCGCCGCCGCCCATCCCCACCAGCGGCTCTGCCGGGCTCATCGCCCCCGCCGCCACAG tGAGTGATGAATCTAGTCGCGACTCAGAAGTTGCTCCTAGAGAACACATCGGCCCTGGCAGCTCTATACAACCTCGAGAAGAAAAGCAGGAACCAGTGGTGGTTCGGCCATATCCACAGGTTCAGATGTTGACACAGCACCACCCTGTCCAGTCTGGTGCCCCGGTGACAGTGACAGCACCACCAGCACATTTGACTCCAGCTGTCCCACTTTCCTTTTCAGACGGACTTATGAAG CCTCCCTTGAAGCCCACCATGCCCAGTCGGCCCATTGCTCCTGCCCCACCCTCTACTCTCTCGGCTCCCACAAAGGTTCCTGGGCAAGTTACAGTGACCATGGAAAGCAATATACCACAAGCTCCAACAATTCCCGTGGCAACgatcagtgggcagcag GGGCATCCTAGTAACTTGCATCATATCATGGCTACCAATGTGCAGATGTCTATCATCAGAAGTAGTGCTCCTGGGCCTCCGCTACACATCGGAGCTTCTCACCTACCCCGAG GTGCAGCGGCTGCTGCAGTGATGTCCAGCTCTAAAGTAACTACGGTCCTGAGACCAGCTTCACAGTTGCCAAATGCAGCTACAGCTCAGCCAGCGGTTCAGCACATCATTCATCAGCCAATCCAG TCTCGTCCTCCTGTGACAACTTCAAGCACTATTCCTCCTGCCGTGGTGGCAACCGTCTCGGCCACAAGAGCTCAGTCCCCTGTTATAACCACAACAGCAGCACATGCTACAGAGTCCACCCTCAG TCGACCCACCCTGTCTATCCAGCAGCACCCACCTTCTGCAGCTATTAGTATTCAGCGGCCTGCCCAGCCGAGGGATACGGCTACTCGGATTACActaccatctcacccagctaTAGGAACACAGAAGCCACAGCTCCACACCATGGCTCAG aaaaCCATTTTCAGTACTGGTACTCCAGTGGCAGCAGCAACAGTGGCACCTATTTTGGCAACGAATACCATTGCTTCAGCAACCACAGCTG gttctGTGTCTCACACCCAAGCGCCTACAAGCACCATTGTCACCATGACAATGCCCTCCCATTCTTCTCATGCTACAGCTGTCACCACCTCAAACATCCCAGTTG CTAAAGTGGTTCCTCAGCAAATCACACATACTTCTCCCCGGATCCAGTCTGATTACACAGCAGAGAGGAGTAACCTCATACCCCTCTCTAGTCACCGGGCGTCTCCAAACCCAGTAGCAATGGAAACCAGAAATGACAACAG GCAGTCGGTGCCTGTCCAGTTCCAATATTTCTTACCAACGTACCCACCCTCTGCCTATCCCCTGACTGCGCACACCTATACCCCCATCACCAGCTCCGTGTCCACCATTCGCCAATACCCAG TTTCAGCCCAGGCGCCCAACTCGGCCATCACGGCGCAGACCGGCGTGGGCGTGGCCTCCACCGTCCACCTCAACCCCATGCAGCTGATGACCGTGGACGCCTCTCACGCCCGTCACATCCAGGGCATCCAGCCCGCGCCCATCAGCGCGCAGGGCATCCAGCCCGCGCCAATCGGGGCGCAGGGCATCCAGCCCGCACCAATCGGGGCGCAGGGGCTCCACCCCGCGGCGCCGATTGGCGCGCAGGGGCTGCAGCCCGCACCAATCGGGGCCCAGCAGCCGCCAGCCGACACCAAGACTTCAG TAGTCTTGGCGGATGGAGCCACCATTGTAGCCAATCCTATTAGCAATACATTCAACACAGCTTCTGCAGCAACTACAGTTGTGCAAACCCATAGCCAGAGTGCCAGTGCCAGTGCACCAGCCCAGGGCTCTTCCCCGCGCCCAAGCATCCTCCGGAAGAAACCAACCACAGATGG GCTGGCAGTCCGGAAAAGCTTAATTCCCCCTCAGCCACCTGAAGTAGCTAGCACACGTGTCGAGAGTACTATGCGAAGCACATCTGGATCACCAAGGCCTGCTGG TGCCAAGCCAAAACCTGAAATTCATGTGTCCATGGCCACTCCGGTCACTGTGTCTATGGAGGCCGTGTCTAATCAAGGCGGTGAGCAGCCCACCATTGCGGTCCCCCCTACTTCCCAGCAGCCCCCCTCTGCCATCCCAACAATCATCGCAGCGGCCAGTCCCACTTCGCAGCCTGCAGCAGCGCTGTCCACCATTCCGGGAGCTGTCCCGGCTGCTCCACCAACTTCTACCACAATTGTGGCAGCGCCCGCTCCTCCATCAACCATGAGCGGTGCCCtgtctgcagtgctgggtcctgcagtACCAGAGATAAAAATCAAAGAGGAAGTGGAGCCTATGGACATCATGCGACCAGTATCTG caGTCCCTCCTTTGACTACAAGCACCGTGTCTCCATCTTTGGCATTGCTGGCCAACAACCTGTCAATGCCTCCAAGTGATTTGCCACCTGGTGCCTCCCCGAGGAAGAAACCCCGTAAGCAGCAGCATGTCATCTCCACAGAGGAGGGGGATATGATGGAAACAAACAGCACTGATGATGAGAAATCCACTGCCAAAAGTTTGCTGGTGAAGGCAGAGAAGCGAAAGTCTCCTCCAAAGGAGTATATAG ATGAGGAAGGTGTAAGATACGTCCCTGTGCGCCCAAGGCCGCCTATCACGTTGCTCCGTCATTATCGCAATCCTTGGAAAGCTGCTTACCACCACTTTCAGAGATACAGTGATGTCCGGGTAAAAG AAGAGAAGAAGGCTATGCTACAGGAGATTGCCAATCAGAAGGGTGTATCCTGTCGTGCACAAGGGTGGAAGGTCCATCTCTGTGCGGCACAGCTGCTACAGCTG ACGAACCTGGAGCATGATGTGTATGAGAGACTGACTGCCCTGCAGGAGGGACTCATTCCCAAGAAAAAGGCAGCGACCGATGATGACTTGCATCGAATCAATGAGCTGATACAG GGGAATATGCAGAGGTGTAAACTTGTGATGGATCAGATCAATGAGGCTCGAGACTCCATGCTAAAGGTCTTGGATCACAAGGATCGTGTTTTGAAGCTTCTAAACAAGAATGGAACTGTCAAGAAAGTGTCCAAATTAAAGCGAAAGGAAAAGGTCTAA